The window TCCGCGGCCGCGTTCCTCCGCCTGGTCCTCGATGAGCAACTGGCCGACCTCCCCGAGTCGAACCGGTCGATCGTCCGCATGCGAATGGAAGGGTACGGGGTCAACGAAATTGCCGAACACTCGGGCCGGGCCCTCCGGACGGTCGAGCGGGTGCTCCAGAATTTCCGCGACCGCCTGACCAGTGTCTGACCGGACCTCAGCCCGAGAGGCCCCATGAATAGTGCCGTTTCTGAACTTGCCAACCGGGTCGATGCGTTTGAAGACGCCCGCGCGCGCGACCCCAACGCCGACATTGCCACATTTCTCCCCAGCCCGGACCACCCGGATTACGTAGCGATCGCGGCCGAGCTGATTCGCGTCGACCTCGATTACGGGTGGACCGGCAACCACCCCCGCCCGCTGGCCGAATACCAGCGCCGGTTCCCCGTCGCGTTTCGCGTGAAAGCGGTACTGGAAGGTGTCGCGTACGAAGAATACCGTCTCCGCCGGCGCGCCGGTCAGAGGGTCTCGGCCGACGAATACCGGGTTGCTTACGGCGTCGATGTGTCCCGGTGGCCGGCCGGCCCGGTCAACGATGCATCCGAATCGGGCACGCAGCAATTTGTGATTGAGCCCGTCGTGGCCGGTGACCGGGCGCCGGTGGCGGAACGGACCCCGATCGCATTGACGCCGCCCCCGCGCCACCGCGAGAACGACGCGGCCCCCGAAATTGGTGACGAGTTCCTCGGGTTCCACCTGATCGAGGAACTGGGCCGCGGGGCGTTCGGCCGCGTTTACCTGGCCCGCCAGGGGGCGCTCGCCGGCCGGCCGGTCGCGGTGAAAATCGCCCGCGACATCTTCGACGAGTCGCAGACGCTCGCCCAGCTCCAGCACACCAACATCGTCCCGATCTACTCGTTCCACCGGGCCGGCCCGCTCCAGGCCGTGTGCATGCCGTACTTCGGTCGGACCACGCTGGCCCGGGTGGTGAAGCATCTCAGTAACCGGCCCAGTCTGCCGAGTTCGGGGCGGGAACTGAAGAGTACCGTCAACCTGGCCCCGGCGAGTACGAAGAACGGGGCCGAGTCCGACCTCAGCGCGAGTTCGGCCCGAACCGACTCGGTTCGGATTTCGGTGACCAGTGCGGGCGGAGACGCGGACGTCCCGGCTGCGGACGTGTCCGAGGTGTGGTCCCGGCTCGACGGCCTGACGTACGTCGACGCCGTGTTGTGGATGGGCGGCC is drawn from Fimbriiglobus ruber and contains these coding sequences:
- a CDS encoding serine/threonine-protein kinase, producing the protein MNSAVSELANRVDAFEDARARDPNADIATFLPSPDHPDYVAIAAELIRVDLDYGWTGNHPRPLAEYQRRFPVAFRVKAVLEGVAYEEYRLRRRAGQRVSADEYRVAYGVDVSRWPAGPVNDASESGTQQFVIEPVVAGDRAPVAERTPIALTPPPRHRENDAAPEIGDEFLGFHLIEELGRGAFGRVYLARQGALAGRPVAVKIARDIFDESQTLAQLQHTNIVPIYSFHRAGPLQAVCMPYFGRTTLARVVKHLSNRPSLPSSGRELKSTVNLAPASTKNGAESDLSASSARTDSVRISVTSAGGDADVPAADVSEVWSRLDGLTYVDAVLWMGGQLADGLGHAHDRGILHRDLKPANVLLTDEGRPMLLDFNLAENIKNRDPAERAVMGGTLPYMAPEQIDVFRARSGTIDGRADLFALGVILFELLTGRHPYPARSGPAPRVMSEMLADRRQPPSVPGVQPGRAAGRGSHRPQVPRPPNQPTGISRPRNSAKT